From Chryseobacterium joostei, the proteins below share one genomic window:
- a CDS encoding alpha/beta fold hydrolase, translating to MPNLILLHGALGHSDIFKPYLENFSQYFTIHKPLFSGHGNTELPADGISIEKYTQELAEYCKENNLKDVFILGHSMGGYVALCYAMKNPENVNSIVTLGTKFDWSEEQALKESKMLNPDVILEKVPQYAQLLEKQHGTKWKQLLPAIADLMIDLGKNLPLKDHLSDINIPVQIMVGDKDNMVTIEESADVYKNLPNAKLAVLPDTKHPMEKVRPNLLLNLVKDFWNLS from the coding sequence ATGCCCAATCTCATCTTATTACACGGAGCCTTAGGTCATAGTGATATCTTCAAGCCTTATTTGGAGAACTTTTCCCAATATTTTACTATTCACAAGCCACTATTCTCAGGACATGGAAACACTGAGCTTCCCGCTGATGGAATCAGTATAGAAAAATACACTCAGGAATTAGCGGAATATTGTAAGGAAAACAATCTGAAAGATGTGTTTATATTAGGTCACAGCATGGGCGGATATGTTGCACTTTGCTATGCCATGAAAAATCCTGAAAATGTAAATTCTATTGTAACCCTGGGAACAAAATTTGACTGGAGTGAGGAACAGGCTTTAAAGGAAAGCAAAATGTTAAATCCTGATGTTATTTTGGAAAAGGTTCCACAATATGCCCAACTTTTAGAGAAGCAACATGGTACAAAATGGAAACAACTGCTTCCTGCCATCGCTGATTTAATGATTGATCTGGGAAAAAATCTACCGTTAAAGGATCATCTTTCCGACATCAATATTCCTGTTCAAATTATGGTGGGAGATAAAGATAATATGGTAACCATTGAGGAAAGCGCAGACGTTTACAAGAACCTTCCAAACGCAAAATTGGCCGTACTCCCTGATACCAAGCATCCAATGGAAAAAGTACGACCCAATTTATTATTGAATTTAGTAAAAGATTTCTGGAATCTTTCCTAA
- the der gene encoding ribosome biogenesis GTPase Der, whose amino-acid sequence MSNIVAIVGRPNVGKSTLFNRLLERREAIVDSTAGVTRDRHYGKSDWNGVDFTVIDTGGYDVGTDDIFEEEIRKQVQLAVDEATSIIFMMNVEEGLTDTDYEIYRLLRRSNKPIYIVINKVDSSKEELPATEFYQLGIDKYYTLSSATGSGTGDLLDDIVKDFPTTEYKDPFEGLPKITIAGRPNVGKSTMTNALLDVERNIVTDIAGTTRDSIQTLYNKFGHEFVLVDTAGMRRKSKVNEDLEFYSVMRSIRSIEYSDVVIIMVDATQGWESQDMNIFGLAQKNRKGIVILVNKWDLIEDKQTNTIRDFEKSIKDKIGQFQDIPILFVSALTKQRILKAVELAMQVYEDRKKKIKTSKLNEVMLPIFENTPPPALKGKYIKIKYCVQLPTPSPQFVFFCNLPQYVKEPYKRFTENQLRKEFGFTGVPIEVYFRQK is encoded by the coding sequence ATGTCAAATATTGTCGCAATCGTTGGGCGTCCCAACGTAGGAAAATCCACGCTTTTTAACCGTTTATTAGAGAGAAGGGAAGCTATTGTAGATTCTACAGCCGGTGTAACCAGAGACCGTCATTACGGTAAATCTGACTGGAATGGGGTAGACTTCACTGTAATTGATACAGGAGGTTATGATGTAGGTACAGATGATATCTTTGAAGAAGAGATTCGTAAGCAGGTACAGTTGGCAGTAGATGAGGCAACTTCAATCATCTTTATGATGAACGTAGAAGAGGGGCTTACAGATACAGACTACGAAATTTACAGATTACTAAGAAGATCCAACAAACCTATTTATATTGTAATTAATAAAGTAGACTCTTCTAAGGAAGAACTTCCGGCAACAGAATTCTATCAGTTAGGAATTGATAAATACTACACTCTTTCATCAGCAACAGGTTCAGGAACTGGAGATTTATTGGATGATATTGTAAAAGACTTCCCAACAACAGAATATAAGGACCCGTTTGAAGGATTGCCTAAAATTACCATTGCAGGTCGTCCAAACGTAGGGAAATCTACGATGACTAACGCTCTATTGGATGTTGAAAGAAATATTGTAACAGATATTGCAGGAACTACAAGAGATAGTATCCAGACTTTATATAACAAATTCGGACATGAGTTTGTATTGGTGGATACTGCGGGAATGAGAAGAAAATCTAAAGTAAATGAAGATTTAGAATTCTATTCCGTAATGAGATCTATCCGTTCTATTGAATATTCTGATGTAGTAATCATCATGGTAGATGCTACACAAGGATGGGAATCTCAGGATATGAACATTTTCGGGTTGGCACAAAAGAATAGAAAGGGAATTGTTATTCTTGTTAACAAATGGGATTTGATTGAAGACAAGCAGACCAACACAATCCGTGACTTTGAAAAATCAATTAAAGATAAAATTGGTCAGTTCCAGGATATTCCAATTCTATTTGTTTCCGCTTTAACGAAGCAAAGAATCCTGAAAGCAGTAGAGCTGGCAATGCAGGTTTATGAAGACCGTAAAAAGAAGATCAAAACTTCAAAATTGAATGAAGTAATGCTTCCTATCTTCGAAAATACACCGCCACCGGCACTTAAAGGTAAATATATTAAGATCAAGTATTGCGTTCAGCTTCCTACACCATCTCCACAGTTTGTATTTTTCTGCAACCTGCCACAGTATGTGAAGGAACCATATAAAAGATTTACTGAAAACCAATTGAGAAAAGAATTCGGGTTTACCGGAGTTCCTATCGAAGTATATTTCAGACAAAAATAA
- a CDS encoding helix-turn-helix domain-containing protein: MNSESDFIKTVFGLKLKQQRQKKNWSLQDLAVKTGLSKSYLNEIENGKKYPKHDKIIQLSDALNCTFDDLVSTKLDKSLAPFNEILQSDFFKEVPLELFGINKNNLISIISDAPKKVTAFINALIEISQNYNLGKERFYFAVLRSFQELYDNYFPEIEGKVNQFTEENHLQIDKNLKSDILENILSEKFSYTIQSEDFEKYGTLDNLRSLFIPEKKLLLLNKKLEKDQKTFILAKEIGFNVLELKVRPTTYSWLDFGSFEEILNNFYASYFAGALLISKEPAIEKASEFFQQNTWEPKSFEELINSFTHSPETFYYRLTNILSAEMGIKDLFYLCLVKKKDSDKIQILKELHLNHQQAPHANATNEHYCQRWIAVKNLHHLTENETLTDAQISHYKDQGISYLVISTSQKNPFSDGSNRSYCLGILLNTQTIKKIGFIKSSSLKTINVGVTCESCSIADCEIRQAPPVRLEKEHFNLSMKNSIERIRKEF; encoded by the coding sequence ATGAATTCAGAAAGTGACTTTATCAAGACAGTTTTCGGGCTAAAACTGAAACAGCAGAGACAAAAGAAAAATTGGTCTCTACAGGACCTTGCTGTAAAAACCGGATTATCAAAATCTTACCTTAACGAAATTGAAAATGGGAAGAAATATCCTAAACATGACAAGATCATTCAGCTTTCTGATGCCCTAAACTGTACTTTTGATGATCTTGTTTCTACAAAACTGGATAAAAGTCTTGCTCCTTTTAATGAAATTCTTCAATCAGATTTTTTTAAAGAGGTTCCTCTGGAATTGTTTGGGATCAATAAAAATAATCTTATCAGTATCATTAGTGATGCTCCTAAAAAGGTAACCGCATTCATTAATGCATTGATAGAAATATCTCAAAATTATAATCTTGGAAAAGAGAGGTTTTACTTTGCTGTTTTAAGGTCATTTCAGGAGTTGTATGATAATTATTTTCCGGAAATTGAGGGCAAGGTAAATCAGTTTACTGAGGAGAATCATTTACAAATTGATAAAAATCTGAAGTCTGACATTCTGGAAAATATTCTTTCGGAAAAATTCAGTTATACCATCCAATCTGAAGATTTTGAAAAATATGGTACCCTAGACAACCTACGCTCTCTTTTTATTCCTGAAAAGAAATTACTTCTTCTGAATAAAAAGCTTGAGAAAGATCAAAAAACATTTATCCTGGCTAAAGAAATAGGATTCAATGTTTTAGAATTGAAAGTTCGTCCTACTACTTATTCATGGCTTGACTTTGGAAGTTTTGAAGAGATTTTAAACAATTTTTATGCTTCCTACTTTGCCGGAGCATTATTAATATCAAAGGAGCCTGCCATTGAAAAGGCTTCTGAATTTTTTCAGCAAAACACTTGGGAACCGAAGAGCTTTGAGGAACTTATCAACAGCTTCACCCATTCACCTGAGACGTTTTATTATCGCCTGACTAATATCCTTTCTGCGGAGATGGGAATTAAGGATTTGTTCTACCTGTGTCTGGTTAAAAAGAAAGATTCTGATAAGATCCAGATTTTAAAGGAGCTTCATCTTAACCATCAGCAGGCACCTCATGCCAATGCTACTAATGAGCATTATTGCCAGAGATGGATTGCTGTGAAAAACCTTCATCATCTAACGGAAAATGAAACGCTTACGGATGCTCAGATTTCTCATTATAAGGATCAGGGAATAAGTTATCTGGTTATTTCCACGTCTCAGAAAAATCCGTTTTCTGATGGCAGTAACAGGAGCTACTGCTTAGGAATTCTTTTAAATACCCAAACGATTAAAAAGATTGGCTTTATCAAGTCTTCATCGTTAAAGACCATCAATGTCGGAGTTACCTGCGAATCCTGCAGTATCGCTGATTGTGAGATAAGACAAGCACCACCTGTACGGCTGGAAAAGGAACATTTTAACCTTAGCATGAAGAATTCCATCGAAAGGATTAGGAAAGAATTTTAG
- a CDS encoding ComF family protein, with protein sequence MILDLLFPNRCIHCNRIIEPDFLVCNLCFNQIHFTHYDYFESNPIKEKCNLLFPVENTYALIRFEEESLSRKIIHELKYRSREITGKILAEWTTERLDFKNQRPDLMVSVPLHPRKLRERGYNQLHLFTETLSKFYSIPCDHQLIKRNHYSKAQALKDKQHRLETVNPFSITQPITGKHILLIDDVFTTGNTISSIAWEIINVGDNKVSILVIAVDV encoded by the coding sequence ATGATACTGGATTTACTTTTCCCTAACCGATGCATTCATTGCAACAGAATCATCGAGCCTGATTTTTTGGTCTGCAACCTTTGCTTCAACCAGATTCATTTTACCCATTATGATTATTTTGAGAGCAATCCTATTAAAGAAAAATGCAATCTCCTTTTCCCTGTTGAAAACACCTATGCCTTAATCCGGTTTGAGGAAGAAAGCCTAAGCAGGAAAATCATTCATGAACTAAAATACAGAAGCAGGGAAATAACCGGAAAAATATTAGCAGAATGGACCACTGAGCGTCTTGATTTCAAAAATCAGCGGCCTGATCTTATGGTAAGTGTACCACTTCATCCCAGAAAGCTAAGGGAAAGGGGTTACAACCAGCTCCATCTATTTACAGAAACTCTTTCAAAGTTTTATAGCATTCCGTGTGATCATCAATTAATTAAAAGAAATCATTATTCTAAGGCTCAGGCTTTAAAGGACAAGCAACATCGTTTAGAAACAGTTAATCCATTTTCTATTACCCAACCCATCACAGGAAAGCACATTCTTTTGATTGATGATGTTTTCACCACCGGAAATACCATTTCTTCTATTGCATGGGAAATTATAAATGTGGGAGATAATAAGGTGAGTATATTGGTGATAGCGGTGGATGTTTGA
- a CDS encoding antirestriction protein ArdA: protein MTKLTNCLDTASIYVGTYAKYNNGSLFGKWLNLSDYSDYNELLSAIYELHKDEHDPEFMFQDYECPILEKLGLLSECHISKDIYDVLEQINDSGHAVEVYEACLDNLGKMDFQSLYEYVNNFYYGEYDSDEDFVQWLYEDDSFNIPNWIVIDWSATARSIMFDYFESNGHYFRA from the coding sequence ATGACAAAGTTAACAAATTGTCTTGATACTGCTAGTATCTACGTAGGAACGTACGCAAAGTACAACAACGGCTCACTATTTGGGAAATGGCTGAACCTTTCCGATTATTCTGATTATAACGAACTGCTCAGTGCAATTTATGAACTTCATAAAGACGAACATGATCCCGAATTTATGTTTCAAGATTATGAATGCCCGATTCTGGAAAAGCTGGGATTGTTGAGTGAATGTCATATATCAAAAGATATTTACGATGTACTTGAACAAATCAATGATTCTGGACATGCTGTAGAAGTTTATGAAGCCTGTTTGGATAATCTCGGGAAAATGGATTTTCAAAGTTTGTATGAATATGTAAACAATTTTTATTACGGCGAATACGACAGTGATGAAGATTTTGTACAATGGCTGTATGAAGATGATTCGTTTAATATTCCAAATTGGATTGTCATTGATTGGAGTGCAACCGCACGGAGTATAATGTTTGATTACTTTGAGTCTAACGGGCATTATTTCCGTGCTTAA
- the upp gene encoding uracil phosphoribosyltransferase yields MLTILSQNFSLVNEWINELRNVNVQHDRMRFRRNMERIGEIAAFEISKGLEIREVEIQTPLDTIKSTEIAVQPVITTILRAGVPLFEGILNYLDRADCGFVAAYRKHDANDYFSIKQDYLTCPSIEGRPLIVADPMLATGASLIEAIKDLLTNGNPTQLHIVAAIASRQGVETVQNAYPDAHIWVGAIDEQLTSKGYITPGLGDAGDLSYGEKLQR; encoded by the coding sequence ATGCTTACTATTTTATCACAAAACTTTTCCCTTGTCAATGAATGGATTAACGAACTTAGAAACGTTAATGTTCAGCATGACCGAATGAGATTCCGAAGAAACATGGAAAGAATCGGAGAAATTGCAGCTTTTGAAATAAGCAAAGGATTGGAGATAAGAGAAGTTGAAATACAAACTCCCTTAGATACTATTAAAAGTACAGAAATTGCAGTTCAACCGGTTATTACAACTATTTTAAGAGCCGGAGTTCCTTTATTTGAAGGAATTTTAAACTATTTGGACAGAGCAGACTGTGGTTTCGTGGCAGCTTATAGAAAACATGATGCCAACGATTATTTCTCCATCAAGCAGGATTATTTGACTTGTCCAAGCATTGAGGGAAGACCTTTGATTGTTGCAGATCCAATGTTGGCAACCGGAGCTTCATTAATTGAAGCCATCAAAGACTTGTTGACAAACGGAAATCCAACCCAGCTTCATATTGTGGCAGCCATTGCATCAAGACAAGGAGTTGAAACCGTTCAAAATGCATATCCTGATGCTCACATATGGGTCGGAGCTATTGATGAACAATTAACATCAAAAGGTTATATTACACCAGGATTAGGAGATGCCGGAGATTTAAGCTACGGAGAAAAACTTCAACGATAA